One genomic window of Undibacterium cyanobacteriorum includes the following:
- a CDS encoding tetratricopeptide repeat protein — MLKKTTLIATIITLSFSQLAEAHEFDSLLKARKYVEAEKAANARLQASPNHPDALAAKTELILIEGKESRLDEALKLAEQCINANPKFSECYELHGNINGLKAQRASVFTAMSYANKFKDSIRKAMELDPNNFGARFSMLQFYIQAPKVVGGGKKNAEEFIADTSKTNPVAATLFQAQLDIANDNLAKAQSIALSVNTANIEGLNRIHRSVLTSLGHSFINNKKYSEADKVFTDANLRYPDFPLGNFGLGKSLQEQGKQKEAIAYFEKAIAIEASAAAYFRLAKAQQSLGEKAKAISNFEKALNSQPGLPKASKSEAEEQLKTLKS; from the coding sequence ATGCTCAAAAAGACAACTTTGATAGCGACCATCATTACATTAAGCTTTTCTCAACTAGCTGAAGCACATGAATTTGATAGCTTACTCAAAGCAAGAAAGTATGTAGAGGCAGAAAAGGCTGCCAACGCACGCCTGCAGGCGAGCCCCAATCATCCCGATGCGCTGGCCGCGAAAACTGAACTCATTTTGATCGAAGGTAAGGAGAGCCGCTTAGACGAGGCTTTAAAGCTCGCGGAACAATGTATCAATGCCAATCCCAAGTTTTCCGAATGCTATGAACTGCATGGCAACATCAACGGTCTGAAAGCACAAAGGGCCAGCGTATTCACCGCCATGAGTTACGCCAATAAATTTAAAGATTCCATCCGCAAAGCGATGGAGCTGGATCCCAATAATTTCGGTGCACGTTTTTCCATGCTGCAGTTTTATATCCAAGCACCGAAAGTGGTTGGTGGAGGGAAGAAAAATGCAGAAGAGTTCATTGCAGACACCAGTAAGACTAACCCGGTCGCGGCCACACTTTTTCAAGCACAGCTCGATATTGCGAACGACAATTTAGCCAAAGCACAAAGTATCGCACTGAGTGTCAATACCGCGAACATTGAAGGTTTAAATCGAATTCATCGATCTGTTCTGACCAGTCTCGGACACAGTTTCATCAACAATAAAAAGTATAGCGAGGCAGACAAGGTTTTCACCGATGCCAATTTACGTTACCCCGACTTCCCACTCGGGAATTTTGGCTTAGGTAAGAGTTTGCAAGAACAAGGGAAACAGAAGGAAGCGATCGCCTATTTCGAAAAAGCTATCGCGATCGAAGCTAGTGCGGCGGCTTACTTCCGTCTCGCCAAAGCACAGCAGTCGCTCGGTGAAAAAGCCAAGGCCATCAGTAACTTTGAAAAAGCCTTAAATAGCCAACCCGGCTTACCGAAAGCTTCGAAGAGCGAGGCTGAAGAACAACTCAAAACGCTCAAATCCTAA
- a CDS encoding YitT family protein: MPAVPTAVPHHFLEDVLAIFTGTLLVSLGVAMFKQAGLFTGGTAGLAFLIHYATNLSFGLVFFLINLPFYWFAWQRMGWQFTLKTFCSVGLVSIFSSLHPQMIHLSTITPFYVAIIGGSLMGVGFIVLFRHHASLGGINILALYLQDKHGIRAGKLQMGLDIGIVLASFFIVHPIAMLASVLGAVVLNLAIMLNHRPGRYLAV; this comes from the coding sequence ATGCCCGCCGTCCCTACCGCCGTCCCCCATCATTTTTTGGAAGACGTTCTTGCCATTTTTACAGGCACCCTATTGGTATCACTCGGCGTCGCCATGTTTAAACAAGCCGGCCTTTTCACGGGCGGCACGGCTGGCTTAGCCTTCTTGATTCATTACGCCACCAACCTGAGTTTTGGTTTGGTTTTCTTCTTAATTAATCTACCGTTTTACTGGTTCGCATGGCAGCGCATGGGATGGCAATTCACGCTGAAGACTTTTTGTTCTGTTGGTTTGGTTTCGATTTTTTCTAGCCTTCATCCACAAATGATACATTTGAGCACCATCACACCTTTTTATGTGGCGATCATCGGTGGCTCTTTAATGGGAGTCGGTTTTATTGTTTTGTTTAGACATCATGCCAGTCTCGGCGGTATCAACATTTTGGCTTTGTACTTGCAAGATAAACATGGAATTCGTGCAGGAAAATTGCAAATGGGCCTAGACATCGGCATTGTTCTCGCATCATTTTTTATTGTGCATCCGATTGCCATGCTGGCCTCTGTCCTCGGCGCGGTGGTTCTCAATCTGGCCATCATGCTCAATCACCGTCCAGGGCGCTACTTAGCAGTTTGA
- a CDS encoding beta-ketoacyl-ACP synthase III, with product MNQVVISGTGLYTPDQSISNAELIACFNAYVEQYNQENAAAIANGELQALEPSSEAFVEKASGIKSRYVMNKDGVLDVNRMVPRIPERSDDEPSIMCDMAVAAAKQALERAGKTAADIDAVICAASNMQRAYPAMAVEIQNALGIDGYGYDMNVACSSATFGIQAAMSAIQSGQARAVLVVNPEITSGHLNWRDRDSHFIFGDACTAIVLERADLATSAHQFAILGMKLKTQFSNNIRNNFGFLNRADESGIGAPDKLFRQQGRKVFKEVCPMAAETITSTVQSASLNVESIKRFWLHQANLNMNLLIARLILGRDASPEESPTILDTYANTSSAGSIIAFHKHQDDLAKDAIGVICSFGAGYSIGCVVVKKL from the coding sequence ATGAATCAAGTCGTCATCAGCGGCACCGGTTTATATACGCCAGATCAATCCATTTCAAACGCCGAATTGATCGCCTGCTTTAATGCCTACGTTGAGCAATACAATCAAGAGAATGCAGCGGCAATCGCCAATGGAGAATTACAAGCCCTCGAACCTTCAAGCGAAGCGTTTGTAGAAAAAGCCTCGGGTATCAAATCACGTTACGTGATGAATAAAGATGGTGTACTCGATGTCAATCGTATGGTGCCCCGTATTCCAGAACGCAGCGATGACGAGCCGTCGATTATGTGTGACATGGCAGTCGCAGCAGCCAAACAAGCTTTGGAACGCGCAGGGAAAACAGCGGCTGATATCGATGCGGTAATTTGTGCGGCTTCGAATATGCAACGCGCATACCCAGCAATGGCGGTTGAAATTCAAAATGCTCTGGGCATTGACGGCTATGGCTATGACATGAACGTTGCTTGTTCCTCTGCCACGTTTGGTATCCAAGCTGCGATGAGCGCCATCCAAAGTGGTCAAGCGCGCGCTGTATTAGTTGTCAATCCTGAGATTACCAGCGGCCATTTGAATTGGCGCGATCGCGATAGTCATTTCATTTTCGGAGACGCTTGTACCGCAATCGTTTTGGAACGCGCTGATCTCGCCACTTCGGCGCACCAGTTCGCAATTTTAGGGATGAAATTAAAAACCCAATTCTCAAACAATATTCGCAACAACTTCGGCTTCTTAAATCGTGCTGATGAGAGTGGCATCGGCGCTCCGGATAAACTGTTCCGTCAACAAGGTCGCAAAGTATTTAAAGAAGTGTGTCCAATGGCAGCCGAGACCATCACGAGCACGGTTCAAAGTGCAAGTCTGAACGTTGAGAGTATCAAACGCTTCTGGCTGCATCAGGCTAACCTGAACATGAATTTGTTGATCGCCCGCCTCATCCTTGGTCGCGATGCCAGCCCTGAAGAATCACCAACGATTCTCGACACTTACGCGAACACTTCCTCGGCAGGATCCATCATTGCTTTCCACAAGCACCAAGATGACCTCGCTAAGGATGCGATCGGAGTCATCTGCTCTTTTGGTGCTGGTTATTCGATTGGATGCGTGGTCGTGAAAAAACTCTGA
- a CDS encoding OmpW/AlkL family protein, translating into MKKIVLALSLAALGAVSTQAMAQEGTWLLRGRAVNISPANGSDPVGGTGAADRITVSKKTIPEFDVSYFVTPNIAAELILTYPQKHTVYLDGADIGTFKHLPPTLSLQYHFAPTGDVNPYLGAGVNYTNISSVNLLGGKGGLESNSFGLSLQAGVDFKIDKNWSFNIDVKKVQIRSDVSLSGAKISAVKVDPVLVGVGFGYRF; encoded by the coding sequence ATGAAAAAGATCGTTCTCGCACTCTCTTTAGCTGCACTCGGCGCTGTTAGCACACAAGCGATGGCTCAAGAAGGTACTTGGTTGTTGCGTGGTCGCGCAGTCAATATCAGCCCAGCAAATGGTTCTGATCCAGTCGGTGGCACTGGCGCAGCAGATCGCATCACTGTCAGCAAAAAAACTATTCCTGAGTTCGATGTCTCTTATTTCGTGACACCGAACATTGCAGCAGAATTGATTTTGACTTACCCACAAAAACACACTGTGTATTTGGATGGTGCGGACATTGGTACGTTCAAACATTTGCCACCAACTTTGTCTTTGCAATACCACTTTGCTCCAACTGGCGATGTCAATCCTTACCTCGGCGCTGGCGTGAACTACACCAACATATCTTCTGTGAACTTGTTGGGCGGCAAAGGCGGTTTGGAAAGCAATAGCTTTGGCTTGTCTTTGCAAGCTGGCGTTGACTTCAAGATCGACAAAAACTGGTCTTTCAACATCGATGTGAAGAAAGTACAGATTCGCAGTGACGTCAGCTTGAGCGGCGCGAAAATCAGTGCTGTAAAAGTTGACCCAGTATTGGTTGGCGTTGGTTTCGGCTATCGCTTCTGA
- the glcF gene encoding glycolate oxidase subunit GlcF, which translates to MQTNLLPEIRATIEGAEAESILRSCVHCGMCNATCPTYQLLGDELDGPRGRIYLIKQMLEGQQVSAITHSHLDRCLSCRSCETTCPSGVQYHRLLDIGRTELERRSPRNFWQSLLRAGLKHGLTNPRLFNMALHLGRGMRAVLPDSLQKKIPLTVAPELLKRPVTQHPRQVLLLAGCVQSALGPEINAATARVLDVCGVQAIEIAQSQCCGAVALHLSDAERARQQARQTVDAWWPHLQSGAEAIVMTASGCGLMVHDYPELLAQDPVYAEKSKVMASKSMDVGRYLSSFRHQLIERLGGKIEQTLAWHAPCSLRHGLREDRFVEDLLRELGAEVRTCRDAHLCCGSAGTYSILQGPLSQQLRDQKVEALQECEGERIVSANMACQLHLQTGTNTPVEHWIMLLDRAIDKT; encoded by the coding sequence ATGCAAACGAATTTATTGCCCGAAATAAGAGCCACTATCGAAGGTGCTGAAGCAGAGAGCATACTGCGTAGTTGCGTGCACTGCGGTATGTGCAATGCGACTTGCCCTACGTATCAATTGCTAGGAGATGAATTAGATGGCCCACGCGGGCGCATTTACTTAATCAAACAAATGTTGGAAGGGCAGCAAGTGAGTGCGATCACCCACTCACATTTGGATCGCTGTTTGAGCTGCCGTAGCTGTGAGACGACCTGTCCTTCAGGCGTGCAATATCATCGCTTATTGGATATTGGTCGAACCGAACTGGAGCGGCGTTCACCTCGAAATTTCTGGCAATCTCTGTTACGGGCTGGGCTCAAACATGGACTGACGAATCCTCGTCTGTTCAACATGGCCTTGCACTTGGGACGCGGTATGCGTGCTGTATTGCCAGATTCACTGCAGAAAAAAATTCCTTTGACAGTCGCGCCTGAATTGTTAAAACGTCCCGTTACCCAACACCCACGGCAGGTGCTTCTATTGGCTGGTTGTGTGCAATCTGCTTTGGGGCCGGAAATCAATGCAGCGACGGCGCGCGTGTTGGATGTTTGTGGGGTACAAGCCATTGAAATCGCACAGTCGCAATGTTGTGGAGCGGTTGCTCTACATTTAAGCGATGCTGAGCGAGCTCGCCAACAGGCGCGTCAGACCGTTGATGCATGGTGGCCGCATTTGCAATCAGGAGCGGAAGCGATCGTGATGACGGCTTCCGGTTGTGGCCTGATGGTGCATGATTATCCCGAATTGTTAGCGCAGGATCCTGTGTACGCGGAGAAGTCAAAAGTAATGGCGAGTAAAAGTATGGACGTCGGGCGGTATTTAAGTTCCTTTCGCCATCAGCTGATTGAAAGATTGGGCGGCAAGATCGAGCAAACTCTTGCGTGGCACGCGCCCTGCAGTTTGCGGCATGGTCTGCGTGAAGATCGATTTGTTGAAGATTTGTTGCGTGAGCTCGGCGCAGAAGTACGCACTTGTCGTGATGCGCATCTTTGTTGCGGATCAGCGGGCACGTATTCGATTTTGCAGGGACCCTTATCGCAACAACTACGCGATCAAAAAGTAGAAGCGCTCCAAGAGTGCGAAGGTGAACGTATTGTGTCGGCCAATATGGCTTGCCAACTTCATTTGCAGACAGGCACCAATACACCGGTGGAACATTGGATCATGCTACTCGATCGAGCGATCGACAAAACTTGA
- the glcE gene encoding glycolate oxidase subunit GlcE — MARTKRTTVKSTVEAESASAQSIPPSALQNGAVEVSTRSSETQASPKRVPKSTKRNTKRDNAPSAQSDSTFATPRTEAVTSSVQLSVSTPAIVSDPSELQEHPTTSTVAQDHLMPWREQIREALAKQRKLRIVGGASKTWYGRSASSIDTDGSERGGVVEVDDFHTRAYAGVMEYEPSELYIKAKAGTLLSEVNVLLDQHQQMLAFEPPLFGPSATIGGMLACGISGPRRAYTAAIKDHVLGITLLNGRAEVLRFGAKVIKNVAGFDVPRLCVGSLGKLGAVMEVTLKVVPKPQVECSLVFAMSEHDAMLALHRWAQECLPISASCYYAGRLSIRLSGLVEVIEQTHHKLGGLRIDNDAQFWQSVREQEHFFFAAEPAMPLWRLSLPSSAPAPEFRCKSLIEWGGAQRWLWTMENAEVVRSFARQMRGHATMFRNVPTGELAFSDVSAAQRVLEERIRMVFDPAGVFDLGRNDRSNHR; from the coding sequence ATGGCACGTACCAAACGAACGACTGTCAAAAGCACGGTAGAGGCTGAAAGTGCTTCGGCGCAGAGTATCCCTCCATCTGCGTTGCAGAATGGTGCTGTTGAGGTATCTACGCGCTCGTCGGAAACTCAAGCAAGCCCCAAAAGAGTACCTAAATCGACGAAAAGAAATACCAAGCGTGATAATGCACCGTCGGCTCAATCGGATTCAACATTTGCTACTCCAAGAACCGAAGCAGTCACTAGTTCGGTGCAATTAAGTGTCTCGACGCCAGCGATAGTAAGTGATCCAAGTGAGTTACAAGAGCATCCCACTACATCCACTGTCGCACAAGATCACTTGATGCCATGGCGCGAACAAATACGCGAGGCTTTAGCAAAGCAAAGAAAATTACGCATCGTCGGTGGTGCGAGTAAAACTTGGTATGGGCGTAGTGCCTCTTCAATCGATACTGATGGATCAGAGCGTGGTGGTGTGGTGGAAGTGGACGATTTTCATACCCGCGCCTACGCCGGAGTGATGGAATATGAACCGAGTGAACTGTATATCAAAGCGAAAGCGGGAACCTTGCTCAGTGAAGTGAACGTGTTGTTGGATCAGCATCAACAAATGTTGGCGTTTGAGCCTCCTTTATTCGGTCCGAGCGCGACCATCGGCGGTATGCTTGCGTGCGGGATATCGGGGCCGCGCCGCGCTTATACCGCTGCCATCAAAGATCATGTGCTCGGTATTACGCTTTTGAACGGTCGCGCCGAAGTTTTGCGCTTTGGTGCGAAGGTGATCAAGAACGTGGCAGGCTTCGACGTGCCGCGCTTGTGTGTCGGCAGTCTAGGCAAGCTGGGTGCGGTGATGGAAGTGACGTTGAAGGTGGTGCCCAAACCGCAGGTCGAATGTAGTCTGGTCTTCGCGATGTCTGAGCACGACGCGATGCTGGCGCTGCATCGTTGGGCGCAAGAATGTTTGCCGATCTCAGCCAGTTGTTATTATGCGGGGCGTTTGAGTATTCGCTTGTCTGGTTTAGTCGAAGTCATCGAGCAAACCCATCACAAACTCGGGGGCTTACGGATCGATAATGATGCTCAATTTTGGCAGAGCGTGCGTGAACAAGAACACTTTTTCTTTGCCGCCGAACCAGCGATGCCTTTGTGGCGTTTGTCATTGCCAAGTAGTGCGCCAGCGCCTGAATTTCGCTGTAAGAGTTTGATCGAATGGGGTGGTGCGCAACGCTGGTTGTGGACGATGGAAAACGCTGAAGTGGTGCGAAGTTTTGCGCGCCAGATGCGTGGTCATGCGACTATGTTCAGAAATGTGCCAACTGGTGAGTTAGCGTTCAGTGACGTTAGCGCAGCACAGCGCGTGCTCGAGGAGAGAATACGAATGGTGTTTGATCCAGCCGGGGTGTTTGATCTCGGCCGAAACGATCGCTCAAACCACAGGTAA
- a CDS encoding FAD-linked oxidase C-terminal domain-containing protein, which produces MTNPIAQADLIKTFRRVLPAHSILSDAEQTRPYECDSLTTYRQLPRLVVLPENEEQILAVLAICKQYQIPIVPRGAGTGLSGGAMPVPDGIVLSTAKLKKIIRIYPTERVAVVQPGVRNVSVSEAAAHAGLFYAPDPSSQLACTIGGNVAENAGGVHCLKYGLTVHNVLGARVLTIDGEILELGGDALDAPGLDLLSLMIGSEGMLGIVTEITLRLLPKPNVAQVILASFDSVEAAGQAVANIIAAGLIPAALEMMDQTSVRMVEPFVQAGYDQDAKAILLCEADGSSVQVQEEIALMSGVLNDSGARQLRVSYSEQERLKYWSGRKNAFPAAGRISPDYYCVDGTIPRQHLARVLLAITEMEKKYELLCANVFHAGDGNLHPLILFDANQAGAFHKAEMFGAEILELCVELGGSITGEHGVGVEKLNSMCVQFTPEEMQTLLDLKSAFDPKQLLNPGKGIPSLNRCAEYGRMNVSGGMLKFPHLERF; this is translated from the coding sequence ATGACGAATCCAATAGCACAAGCTGACTTAATCAAGACCTTTCGTCGAGTTCTGCCTGCGCACAGCATACTTTCCGACGCCGAGCAGACTCGCCCTTACGAATGTGACTCCTTAACGACCTATCGACAATTGCCTCGTCTTGTCGTCTTGCCGGAAAACGAAGAGCAAATTCTCGCGGTGCTGGCGATTTGCAAGCAATATCAAATTCCAATTGTGCCGCGCGGTGCGGGTACAGGGCTGTCAGGTGGTGCGATGCCAGTTCCAGATGGCATTGTGCTCTCCACCGCTAAGCTCAAAAAAATCATACGCATCTACCCGACTGAGCGCGTCGCCGTAGTGCAGCCCGGTGTGCGTAATGTGAGCGTGTCCGAAGCAGCAGCGCATGCTGGACTCTTTTACGCGCCCGATCCTTCTTCACAATTAGCCTGCACCATTGGTGGTAATGTCGCTGAGAATGCGGGCGGCGTGCATTGCTTGAAGTATGGATTAACGGTACACAATGTTTTGGGCGCGCGGGTGTTGACCATTGATGGTGAGATTCTCGAACTCGGTGGAGACGCACTCGATGCCCCTGGGCTTGATCTGTTGTCGTTGATGATAGGTTCTGAAGGAATGCTGGGCATCGTCACGGAAATTACCTTACGTTTGCTGCCGAAGCCGAACGTGGCACAGGTTATTTTGGCCTCGTTTGATAGTGTTGAAGCTGCCGGTCAGGCAGTGGCTAATATCATTGCAGCAGGATTGATCCCAGCAGCTTTAGAGATGATGGACCAGACCTCAGTGCGTATGGTTGAGCCGTTTGTCCAAGCTGGCTACGACCAAGACGCGAAAGCGATTTTGCTATGCGAGGCTGATGGTAGTTCTGTGCAGGTTCAAGAAGAGATCGCCTTGATGAGTGGTGTTCTCAATGATTCTGGGGCTCGTCAGCTGCGCGTTTCATACAGCGAGCAAGAACGCTTGAAATATTGGTCCGGCCGCAAAAATGCATTCCCAGCGGCGGGACGCATATCACCGGACTATTACTGTGTTGATGGCACGATTCCACGCCAACATTTGGCACGTGTTTTGTTGGCGATCACCGAGATGGAAAAGAAATATGAACTCCTGTGCGCGAATGTCTTTCACGCCGGGGATGGAAACTTGCACCCTTTGATTTTGTTCGATGCCAACCAAGCAGGGGCATTTCACAAAGCAGAGATGTTTGGAGCAGAGATTTTGGAGCTTTGCGTTGAACTTGGGGGCAGCATTACGGGAGAGCATGGGGTCGGCGTCGAGAAACTCAATTCCATGTGCGTACAGTTTACTCCTGAGGAAATGCAAACTTTACTCGACTTAAAATCTGCCTTCGATCCCAAACAATTGCTCAACCCCGGCAAGGGCATTCCAAGTCTCAACCGATGTGCTGAGTATGGTCGTATGAATGTGTCTGGTGGAATGTTGAAGTTCCCGCACCTCGAACGATTCTAG
- the erpA gene encoding iron-sulfur cluster insertion protein ErpA, with the protein MNAVTEMPSPIIFTDSAAAKVAQLIEEEGNPDLKLRVFVQGGGCSGFQYGFTFDEVTNEDDTIMNKNGVQLLIDAMSYQYLVGAEIDYKDDLEGAQFVIKNPNAQSTCGCGSSFSV; encoded by the coding sequence ATGAACGCTGTTACTGAAATGCCAAGCCCAATCATCTTTACTGATAGTGCAGCAGCGAAAGTTGCGCAATTGATCGAAGAAGAAGGAAACCCAGATTTGAAATTGCGCGTGTTCGTGCAGGGTGGCGGATGCTCCGGTTTTCAATATGGTTTCACTTTCGATGAAGTGACCAATGAAGACGACACCATCATGAATAAGAATGGTGTGCAGTTGTTGATTGATGCAATGAGTTATCAATATTTGGTTGGTGCCGAGATTGATTACAAAGACGATCTTGAAGGCGCTCAGTTTGTGATCAAGAATCCAAACGCACAATCAACTTGTGGATGCGGTTCCTCTTTCTCAGTATAA
- a CDS encoding bactofilin family protein yields MFKSKNKSTIDSLIGASTHIEGNVHFKGGLRIDGRVKGNVVAEAGEPSILVISEQAVIDGEVRAGHVVVNGVINGPVFSSDLIELQSKARISGDVHYKALEMMNGALVSGKLAHDQVAEPVLKLAASN; encoded by the coding sequence ATGTTTAAGTCTAAGAACAAAAGTACGATTGATAGCTTGATTGGTGCCTCCACGCATATTGAGGGCAATGTCCATTTCAAAGGTGGTTTACGTATTGATGGTCGCGTTAAAGGCAATGTCGTTGCCGAAGCTGGAGAGCCAAGTATTTTGGTAATTTCTGAGCAGGCCGTGATTGATGGCGAAGTGCGCGCAGGCCACGTCGTGGTCAATGGCGTGATCAACGGTCCGGTGTTTTCCAGTGATTTGATCGAGTTGCAAAGCAAAGCGCGGATCTCTGGTGATGTGCACTACAAAGCCTTAGAGATGATGAATGGCGCGCTTGTCTCAGGCAAGTTAGCACATGATCAAGTGGCTGAGCCAGTTCTGAAACTTGCCGCTTCCAACTAA
- a CDS encoding DUF6776 family protein translates to MTINQHVPWPIKFAFIAAVIGVGGAIAMWTYEMGRNFAFGPKFSPELVSRLQEQVSTLTEEREKLLASATTIESQQAMEKSVQKQLTDQINGLTAENNKLKEDLAFFESLMPSANRPQGITLQNAKIEMAAPGQLRFRALVMQGGKAVREFSGEMHISLTLVHAGKPVIMEFPDAKSGDASKLKLSFKHYQRVEGQITLPEGASIKSVQMTVLEKGELRAKQAVNL, encoded by the coding sequence ATGACGATTAATCAGCATGTGCCTTGGCCGATTAAGTTTGCCTTCATCGCCGCCGTGATCGGTGTCGGTGGTGCGATTGCGATGTGGACTTACGAAATGGGGCGCAACTTCGCATTTGGACCCAAATTTTCGCCCGAATTGGTGAGTCGCTTGCAAGAGCAGGTGTCGACTCTCACGGAAGAGCGCGAAAAACTCTTGGCGAGCGCCACTACCATCGAAAGCCAGCAAGCAATGGAAAAGTCAGTGCAAAAGCAATTGACTGACCAGATCAATGGGCTGACGGCTGAGAATAATAAGCTTAAAGAAGATTTGGCATTCTTTGAAAGTTTGATGCCATCAGCGAATCGTCCGCAAGGAATTACTTTGCAAAACGCCAAGATTGAAATGGCTGCACCAGGGCAGCTGCGGTTCCGCGCCTTGGTCATGCAAGGTGGTAAGGCTGTGCGTGAATTTTCTGGCGAGATGCATATCAGCTTGACATTAGTTCACGCGGGTAAACCTGTTATCATGGAATTCCCAGATGCTAAATCTGGTGATGCTAGCAAGCTCAAGTTGAGCTTCAAACACTATCAACGTGTCGAGGGACAGATTACTTTGCCCGAGGGCGCTAGCATAAAAAGCGTACAAATGACAGTTCTGGAGAAGGGCGAGCTGCGTGCGAAACAGGCCGTCAACCTGTGA
- the argC gene encoding N-acetyl-gamma-glutamyl-phosphate reductase, giving the protein MIKIGIVGGTGYTGVELLRILATHPHAQLTAITSRKEDGVPVSQMYPSLRGRVDLCFSSPDKADLNQCDVVFFATPHGVAMAQAPELLANGVKVIDLAADFRMQDVAQFEKWYGMEHSCKDLLSEAVYGLPELNREQIKKARLIGNPGCYPTTMQLGFAPLLKAGLIDADRLIADCKSGVSGAGRKAEIGILFSETSDSFKAYGVAGHRHTPETIEQLQRISAEKVDLLFTPHLVPMIRGMHSTLYAQLKDSAMALTNEELQKLFEDAYRDEAFVDVMPFGSHPETRSTRASNILRIALHRPSNGRTVVILVVQDNLVKGASGQAVQCMNLMFGLDETTGLNHVPINP; this is encoded by the coding sequence ATGATCAAGATTGGTATTGTCGGTGGCACAGGATATACAGGAGTTGAGTTATTACGTATTTTGGCGACGCATCCTCACGCGCAGTTGACAGCGATTACGTCGCGTAAGGAAGATGGCGTTCCTGTATCTCAAATGTATCCATCATTACGCGGTCGCGTCGATCTGTGTTTTTCTTCCCCTGATAAAGCCGATTTGAATCAATGTGATGTGGTGTTTTTTGCGACACCGCATGGCGTGGCGATGGCACAAGCGCCAGAGCTCCTTGCAAATGGCGTCAAAGTCATCGATCTTGCAGCAGATTTTCGTATGCAGGACGTCGCCCAGTTTGAGAAATGGTACGGCATGGAGCACAGCTGCAAAGATCTGTTGTCCGAGGCAGTGTACGGCTTACCGGAGCTAAATCGTGAGCAGATCAAGAAAGCACGTTTGATTGGTAATCCAGGCTGTTATCCAACGACGATGCAATTGGGTTTTGCGCCCTTGTTAAAAGCAGGATTGATTGACGCTGATCGTTTGATTGCGGATTGCAAGTCGGGTGTTTCAGGTGCCGGTCGTAAAGCCGAAATAGGCATCTTATTTTCCGAAACGAGTGATAGTTTCAAGGCTTATGGCGTGGCAGGACACCGCCATACACCGGAGACGATCGAACAATTGCAGCGCATCAGTGCTGAAAAAGTAGATCTCTTGTTCACGCCGCATTTGGTACCAATGATTCGTGGCATGCATTCGACGCTCTATGCTCAGTTGAAAGATTCTGCGATGGCTCTTACAAATGAAGAGTTGCAGAAGTTGTTTGAAGATGCCTACCGTGACGAGGCCTTCGTCGACGTGATGCCATTCGGTTCTCATCCAGAGACACGTTCAACACGCGCCTCGAACATATTGCGCATCGCTCTGCATCGCCCAAGTAATGGCCGCACTGTGGTGATCTTGGTGGTGCAAGACAATTTGGTGAAAGGTGCCTCAGGCCAAGCGGTGCAATGTATGAATTTGATGTTTGGGCTTGATGAGACCACCGGTCTGAATCATGTACCGATCAATCCATAA
- the rpsI gene encoding 30S ribosomal protein S9, with the protein MIGNYNYGTGRRKSAVARVFLKTGSGKIVVNGKPANEYFSRETGLMVIRQPLELTNHLETFDIMVNVHGGGESGQYGAVRHGITRALIDYDASLKSALSNAGYVTRDAREVERKKVGLRKARRAKQFSKR; encoded by the coding sequence ATGATCGGTAATTACAACTACGGAACTGGCCGTCGCAAGAGCGCAGTTGCTCGCGTATTCCTGAAAACAGGTAGCGGCAAAATCGTTGTTAACGGCAAACCAGCAAACGAATACTTTTCTCGTGAAACTGGCTTGATGGTTATTCGTCAACCACTCGAGTTGACTAACCACCTCGAAACATTCGATATCATGGTGAACGTACACGGCGGCGGTGAATCCGGCCAATACGGCGCAGTTCGTCACGGTATCACACGTGCTTTGATCGACTATGACGCAAGTTTGAAATCTGCATTGTCTAACGCAGGTTACGTAACACGTGATGCTCGTGAAGTTGAACGTAAAAAAGTTGGTTTGCGCAAAGCACGTCGCGCAAAACAATTCTCCAAGCGTTAA